In Hamadaea flava, a genomic segment contains:
- a CDS encoding alpha/beta hydrolase produces the protein MPVAKTIALTVTALGLPMLSAFGAPLLAADDATLSMPDTGAWRADTATLGLDPATASPRQVAEFFAALSPAQRTALAMRHPEVVAALDGAPVSLRFTATSVLRRSPDQRAFLAYDPAGDGRAVEVVGDLATARRIVVIVPGSDTTLADFDRGLGGVARRAPAVQARTVADAVDDPGTAVIAWLGYDPPEGFGKAAMREDRAEAGAAALTRFVDGLAVTNPAAKVILVGHSYGTVVIGLAADRLGPTVTDIAVLASPGLGDGFHTSARLWAARADSDWIGWIPGVRVAGLGHGADPTGDVYGARLLPTGNVDGHDGYLVPGSLTLVALAEVIRNA, from the coding sequence ATGCCAGTCGCCAAGACCATCGCCCTCACCGTGACCGCGCTCGGCCTGCCGATGCTGTCAGCATTCGGCGCGCCCCTGCTCGCCGCCGACGACGCGACACTGTCCATGCCCGACACCGGAGCCTGGCGCGCCGACACGGCGACGCTGGGGCTGGATCCCGCGACCGCCTCGCCCCGTCAGGTCGCGGAGTTCTTCGCCGCGCTCAGCCCGGCTCAGCGCACCGCGCTGGCCATGCGTCATCCCGAGGTGGTCGCCGCGCTCGACGGCGCGCCCGTGTCGCTGCGGTTCACCGCGACGTCGGTGCTGCGGCGCTCGCCCGATCAGCGCGCCTTCCTCGCGTACGACCCGGCCGGCGACGGGCGGGCCGTGGAGGTCGTCGGCGATCTGGCCACCGCCCGCCGGATCGTGGTCATCGTGCCGGGCAGTGACACCACCCTGGCCGACTTCGACCGAGGGCTGGGCGGGGTCGCCCGGCGCGCACCGGCCGTGCAGGCCCGCACCGTCGCCGACGCGGTCGACGACCCGGGCACCGCTGTCATCGCGTGGCTCGGCTACGACCCACCGGAGGGCTTCGGCAAGGCCGCCATGCGCGAGGACCGGGCGGAAGCGGGCGCGGCCGCGCTGACGCGATTCGTCGACGGGCTGGCCGTGACCAACCCGGCCGCGAAGGTGATCCTCGTCGGGCACAGCTACGGCACCGTGGTGATCGGACTCGCCGCCGACCGCCTCGGCCCGACGGTCACCGACATCGCCGTGCTGGCCTCCCCGGGCCTCGGTGACGGTTTCCACACCAGCGCCCGGCTGTGGGCCGCCCGCGCCGACAGCGACTGGATCGGCTGGATCCCGGGCGTACGCGTGGCCGGGCTGGGCCACGGCGCCGACCCGACCGGCGACGTATACGGCGCCCGGCTGCTGCCGACCGGCAACGTGGACGGTCACGACGGCTACCTCGTGCCCGGATCGCTCACGCTGGTGGCGCTGGCGGAGGTCATCCGGAACGCCTGA
- a CDS encoding TFIIB-type zinc ribbon-containing protein, producing MQQMTCPKCQGAMRQYERSGVVVDQCSECRGIFLDRGELEKLVDAENSFHGSAPQPAQTQPQPPQYQQQAPQHQQQYQQQQYQQQHYQQPRYEERRYGSDGYGHDYHHKKKKKGSFFEELFD from the coding sequence ATGCAGCAGATGACCTGCCCGAAGTGCCAAGGCGCGATGCGCCAGTATGAGCGCAGCGGGGTAGTCGTGGATCAGTGCTCCGAGTGCCGGGGAATCTTCCTCGACCGCGGCGAGCTGGAGAAGCTCGTCGACGCGGAGAACTCGTTCCACGGCTCGGCTCCGCAGCCCGCGCAGACCCAGCCGCAGCCGCCGCAGTACCAGCAGCAGGCTCCTCAGCACCAACAGCAGTATCAGCAACAGCAGTATCAGCAGCAGCACTACCAGCAGCCGCGATACGAGGAGCGCCGGTACGGCAGCGACGGCTACGGCCACGACTACCACCACAAGAAGAAGAAAAAGGGCAGCTTCTTCGAGGAACTGTTCGACTGA